One Phalacrocorax aristotelis chromosome Z, bGulAri2.1, whole genome shotgun sequence DNA window includes the following coding sequences:
- the VLDLR gene encoding very low-density lipoprotein receptor isoform X3 codes for MRSDWQRGDSSAAAAAGGGPGPGRGAGRRAVPCCWVLCLLLALSCLRAAADGARTRCEESQFPCSNGRCIPLLWKCDGDEDCLDGSDESACVKKTCAESDFVCISGQCVPNRWQCDGDPDCEDGSDESAELCHMRTCRVNEISCGPQSTQCIPVSWKCDGEKDCDSGEDEENCGNVTCSPAEFTCSSGQCISKSFVCNGQDDCSDGSDELECAPPTCGVHEFQCKTSTCIPIIWVCDDAADCSDNSDESPEQCGHEPAPPLKCSASEVQCGSGECIHKKWRCDGDPDCKDGSDEINCPSRTCRPDQFRCEDGNCIHGSRQCNGVRDCLDGTDEASCNNVIQCSGPGKFKCRSGECIDVSKVCNQQRDCKDWSDEPLKECNINECLVNNGGCSHICRDLVIGYECDCPAGFELIDRRTCGDIDECQNPGICSQICINLKGGYKCECSRGYQMDLATGVCKAVGKEPCLIFTNRRDIRKIGLERKEYIQLVEQLRNTVALDADIAEQKLYWADFSQKAIFSASVDTRDKVGRHVRILDNIHSPAGIAVDWVYKNIYWSDSTAKTISVASLEGTKRKVLFLSELKEPASIAVDPLSGFMYWSDWGEPAKIEKAGMNGFDRQQLVTTEIQWPNGIALDLVKSRLYWLDSKLHMLSSVDLNGQDRRIVLKSHMFLPHPLALTIFEDRVYWIDGENEAVYGANKFTGSELITLVNNLNDAQDIIVYHELVQPSGRNWCEENVANGGCSYLCLPAPQINEHSPKYTCACPVGYFLQEDGLRCAGFNISGTTSEVAAAGGTSAVWTALPVLLLVIAAAAGYFMWRNWQHKNMKSMNFDNPVYLKTTEEDLTIDIGRHSGSVGHTYPAISVVSTEEDMA; via the exons GTGCGAGAACAAGATGTGAGGAATCCCAATTCCCATGTAGTAATGGGCGCTGCATTCCTTTACTCTGGAAGTGTGATGGTGATGAAGACTGTTTAGATGGCAGTGATGAGAGTGCTTGTG TGAAGAAGACGTGTGCTGAATCTGATTTTGTGTGCATCAGTGGTCAGTGTGTCCCTAACAGATGGCAGTGTGATGGGGATCCGGACTGCGAGGATGGGTCTGACGAGAGTGCTGAACTGTGCC atatgAGAACATGCCGGGTAAATGAAATCAGCTGTGGTCCTCAGTCAAcccagtgtatcccagtgtCCTGGAAATGTGATGGTGAAAAAGACTGTGACAGTGGAGAAGATGAAGAGAATTGTG GCAATGTGACTTGTAGTCCAGCAGAATTCACATGCAGCAGTGGGCAGTGTATTTCTAAGAGCTTTGTCTGCAATGGTCAAGATGACTGCAGCGATGGCAGTGATGAGCTGGAGTGTGCACCTCCTACTTGTGGAGTTCATGAGTTCCAGTGTAAGACCTCCACCTGCATCCCCATCATCTGGGTGTGTGATGATGCTGCTGACTGCTCTGACAACTCAGATGAATCTCCAGAGCAATGTGGCCACGAGCCTGCACCTCCTCTAAAGTGCTCTGCCAGTGAGGTGCAATGTGGCTCAGGTGAATGTATCCACAAAAAGTGGCGCTGTGATGGAGATCCTGACTGCAAGGATggaagtgatgaaatcaactGCC CTTCTCGGACCTGCAGACCAGACCAGTTCAGATGTGAAGATGGGAACTGCATCCATGGGAGTAGGCAGTGCAATGGTGTGAGAGACTGTCTGGATGGCACTGATGAAGCAAGTTGTAACAATG TTATTCAGTGCTCTGGACCTGGAAAATTCAAGTGCAGAAGTGGAGAATGCATAGATGTCAGTAAAGTGTGTAACCAGCAGAGAGACTGCAAGGACTGGAGTGATGAGCCGCTCAAGGAGTGCA ACATAAATGAATGTCTGGTGAACAATGGTGGATGCTCTCATATCTGCAGAGATCTTGTTATTGGCTATGAATGTGACTGTCCAGCTGGGTTTGAGCTTATAGACAGGAGAACCTGTGGAG ATATTGATGAATGCCAGAATCCTGGGATCTGTAGCCAAATCTGTATCAACCTGAAAGGGGGCTACAAATGTGAATGTAGCCGTGGCTATCAGATGGATCTTGCTACTGGGGTGTGCAAGGCAGTGG GGAAAGAACCATGTCTAATTTTCACCAACCGCCGGGATATCAGGAAGATTGGCCTTGAGAGGAAAGAATACATTCAGTTAGTAGAGCAGCTAAGAAACACTGTGGCTCTAGATGCCGATATTGCTGAGCAAAAGCTTTACTGGGCTGACTTCAGCCAAAAAGCAATCTTCAG TGCCTCTGTTGATACCCGTGATAAAGTTGGAAGGCATGTCAGAATCCTGGACAACATACACAGCCCTGCAGGAATTGCTGTTGACTGGGTTTATAAGAACATCTACTGGTCTGACTCAACTGCCAAGACAATTTCAGTGGCTAGCCTAGAAGGcacaaaaagaaaggttttgtttctctctgagCTGAAAGAGCCAGCTTCTATTGCTGTAGATCCTCTCTCTGG CTTTATGTACTGGTCAGACTGGGGTGAGCCAgcaaaaattgaaaaagcagGAATGAATGGATTTGACAGACAGCAGCTTGTGACAACAGAAATCCAATGGCCTAATGGAATTGCTCTAG atCTTGTAAAAAGCCGTCTGTACTGGCTTGATTCTAAACTACATATGCTGTCAAGCGTGGACTTGAATGGCCAGGACCGTAGAATTGTGCTGAAGTCTCATATGTTCCTTCCTCATCCTCTTGCTCTAACAATATTTGAA GATCGTGTGTACTGGATTGATGGAGAGAATGAGGCAGTCTACGGTGCCAACAAATTCACTGGGTCTGAATTGATTACCCTTGTGAACAACCTCAATGATGCACAGGACATCATTGTGTATCATGAACTTGTTCAGCCTTCAG GCAGGAACTGGTGTGAAGAGAACGTGGCAAATGGAGGCTGTAGCTAcctgtgcctgcctgctcctcagATAAATGAACACTCTCCAAAGTACACCTGTGCATGTCCTGTTGGGTACTTCTTGCAGGAGGATGGTCTGAGGTGTGCAG GATTCAACATCAGTGGTACAACATCTGAAgtagctgcagctggaggaacaTCAGCAGTTTGGACTGCTCTTCCTGTCT TATTGCTGGTgattgctgcagcagctggctaCTTCATGTGGCGTAACTGGCAGCACAAGAACATGAAGAGCATGAATTTTGATAATCCAGTCTACCTGAAAACTACGGAAGAGGACCTTACAATTGATATTGGAAGACATAGTGGTTCAGTAGGACACACTTACCCTGCA ATATCTGTTGTAAGCACAGAGGAGGATATGGCGTGA
- the VLDLR gene encoding very low-density lipoprotein receptor isoform X2 → MKKASLTWVVILTVFLHPADVAASEPTSSARTRCEESQFPCSNGRCIPLLWKCDGDEDCLDGSDESACVKKTCAESDFVCISGQCVPNRWQCDGDPDCEDGSDESAELCHMRTCRVNEISCGPQSTQCIPVSWKCDGEKDCDSGEDEENCGNVTCSPAEFTCSSGQCISKSFVCNGQDDCSDGSDELECAPPTCGVHEFQCKTSTCIPIIWVCDDAADCSDNSDESPEQCGHEPAPPLKCSASEVQCGSGECIHKKWRCDGDPDCKDGSDEINCPSRTCRPDQFRCEDGNCIHGSRQCNGVRDCLDGTDEASCNNVIQCSGPGKFKCRSGECIDVSKVCNQQRDCKDWSDEPLKECNINECLVNNGGCSHICRDLVIGYECDCPAGFELIDRRTCGDIDECQNPGICSQICINLKGGYKCECSRGYQMDLATGVCKAVGKEPCLIFTNRRDIRKIGLERKEYIQLVEQLRNTVALDADIAEQKLYWADFSQKAIFSASVDTRDKVGRHVRILDNIHSPAGIAVDWVYKNIYWSDSTAKTISVASLEGTKRKVLFLSELKEPASIAVDPLSGFMYWSDWGEPAKIEKAGMNGFDRQQLVTTEIQWPNGIALDLVKSRLYWLDSKLHMLSSVDLNGQDRRIVLKSHMFLPHPLALTIFEDRVYWIDGENEAVYGANKFTGSELITLVNNLNDAQDIIVYHELVQPSGRNWCEENVANGGCSYLCLPAPQINEHSPKYTCACPVGYFLQEDGLRCAVSGTGTTVAYTEAKDTSTTEKSPTVGLVPGGFNISGTTSEVAAAGGTSAVWTALPVLLLVIAAAAGYFMWRNWQHKNMKSMNFDNPVYLKTTEEDLTIDIGRHSGSVGHTYPAISVVSTEEDMA, encoded by the exons GTGCGAGAACAAGATGTGAGGAATCCCAATTCCCATGTAGTAATGGGCGCTGCATTCCTTTACTCTGGAAGTGTGATGGTGATGAAGACTGTTTAGATGGCAGTGATGAGAGTGCTTGTG TGAAGAAGACGTGTGCTGAATCTGATTTTGTGTGCATCAGTGGTCAGTGTGTCCCTAACAGATGGCAGTGTGATGGGGATCCGGACTGCGAGGATGGGTCTGACGAGAGTGCTGAACTGTGCC atatgAGAACATGCCGGGTAAATGAAATCAGCTGTGGTCCTCAGTCAAcccagtgtatcccagtgtCCTGGAAATGTGATGGTGAAAAAGACTGTGACAGTGGAGAAGATGAAGAGAATTGTG GCAATGTGACTTGTAGTCCAGCAGAATTCACATGCAGCAGTGGGCAGTGTATTTCTAAGAGCTTTGTCTGCAATGGTCAAGATGACTGCAGCGATGGCAGTGATGAGCTGGAGTGTGCACCTCCTACTTGTGGAGTTCATGAGTTCCAGTGTAAGACCTCCACCTGCATCCCCATCATCTGGGTGTGTGATGATGCTGCTGACTGCTCTGACAACTCAGATGAATCTCCAGAGCAATGTGGCCACGAGCCTGCACCTCCTCTAAAGTGCTCTGCCAGTGAGGTGCAATGTGGCTCAGGTGAATGTATCCACAAAAAGTGGCGCTGTGATGGAGATCCTGACTGCAAGGATggaagtgatgaaatcaactGCC CTTCTCGGACCTGCAGACCAGACCAGTTCAGATGTGAAGATGGGAACTGCATCCATGGGAGTAGGCAGTGCAATGGTGTGAGAGACTGTCTGGATGGCACTGATGAAGCAAGTTGTAACAATG TTATTCAGTGCTCTGGACCTGGAAAATTCAAGTGCAGAAGTGGAGAATGCATAGATGTCAGTAAAGTGTGTAACCAGCAGAGAGACTGCAAGGACTGGAGTGATGAGCCGCTCAAGGAGTGCA ACATAAATGAATGTCTGGTGAACAATGGTGGATGCTCTCATATCTGCAGAGATCTTGTTATTGGCTATGAATGTGACTGTCCAGCTGGGTTTGAGCTTATAGACAGGAGAACCTGTGGAG ATATTGATGAATGCCAGAATCCTGGGATCTGTAGCCAAATCTGTATCAACCTGAAAGGGGGCTACAAATGTGAATGTAGCCGTGGCTATCAGATGGATCTTGCTACTGGGGTGTGCAAGGCAGTGG GGAAAGAACCATGTCTAATTTTCACCAACCGCCGGGATATCAGGAAGATTGGCCTTGAGAGGAAAGAATACATTCAGTTAGTAGAGCAGCTAAGAAACACTGTGGCTCTAGATGCCGATATTGCTGAGCAAAAGCTTTACTGGGCTGACTTCAGCCAAAAAGCAATCTTCAG TGCCTCTGTTGATACCCGTGATAAAGTTGGAAGGCATGTCAGAATCCTGGACAACATACACAGCCCTGCAGGAATTGCTGTTGACTGGGTTTATAAGAACATCTACTGGTCTGACTCAACTGCCAAGACAATTTCAGTGGCTAGCCTAGAAGGcacaaaaagaaaggttttgtttctctctgagCTGAAAGAGCCAGCTTCTATTGCTGTAGATCCTCTCTCTGG CTTTATGTACTGGTCAGACTGGGGTGAGCCAgcaaaaattgaaaaagcagGAATGAATGGATTTGACAGACAGCAGCTTGTGACAACAGAAATCCAATGGCCTAATGGAATTGCTCTAG atCTTGTAAAAAGCCGTCTGTACTGGCTTGATTCTAAACTACATATGCTGTCAAGCGTGGACTTGAATGGCCAGGACCGTAGAATTGTGCTGAAGTCTCATATGTTCCTTCCTCATCCTCTTGCTCTAACAATATTTGAA GATCGTGTGTACTGGATTGATGGAGAGAATGAGGCAGTCTACGGTGCCAACAAATTCACTGGGTCTGAATTGATTACCCTTGTGAACAACCTCAATGATGCACAGGACATCATTGTGTATCATGAACTTGTTCAGCCTTCAG GCAGGAACTGGTGTGAAGAGAACGTGGCAAATGGAGGCTGTAGCTAcctgtgcctgcctgctcctcagATAAATGAACACTCTCCAAAGTACACCTGTGCATGTCCTGTTGGGTACTTCTTGCAGGAGGATGGTCTGAGGTGTGCAG TTTCAGGTACTGGAACAACTGTGGCTTACACTGAGGCTAAAGATAccagcacaacagaaaaatctCCAACAGTTGGACTAGTTCCTGGAG GATTCAACATCAGTGGTACAACATCTGAAgtagctgcagctggaggaacaTCAGCAGTTTGGACTGCTCTTCCTGTCT TATTGCTGGTgattgctgcagcagctggctaCTTCATGTGGCGTAACTGGCAGCACAAGAACATGAAGAGCATGAATTTTGATAATCCAGTCTACCTGAAAACTACGGAAGAGGACCTTACAATTGATATTGGAAGACATAGTGGTTCAGTAGGACACACTTACCCTGCA ATATCTGTTGTAAGCACAGAGGAGGATATGGCGTGA
- the VLDLR gene encoding very low-density lipoprotein receptor isoform X1: protein MRSDWQRGDSSAAAAAGGGPGPGRGAGRRAVPCCWVLCLLLALSCLRAAADGARTRCEESQFPCSNGRCIPLLWKCDGDEDCLDGSDESACVKKTCAESDFVCISGQCVPNRWQCDGDPDCEDGSDESAELCHMRTCRVNEISCGPQSTQCIPVSWKCDGEKDCDSGEDEENCGNVTCSPAEFTCSSGQCISKSFVCNGQDDCSDGSDELECAPPTCGVHEFQCKTSTCIPIIWVCDDAADCSDNSDESPEQCGHEPAPPLKCSASEVQCGSGECIHKKWRCDGDPDCKDGSDEINCPSRTCRPDQFRCEDGNCIHGSRQCNGVRDCLDGTDEASCNNVIQCSGPGKFKCRSGECIDVSKVCNQQRDCKDWSDEPLKECNINECLVNNGGCSHICRDLVIGYECDCPAGFELIDRRTCGDIDECQNPGICSQICINLKGGYKCECSRGYQMDLATGVCKAVGKEPCLIFTNRRDIRKIGLERKEYIQLVEQLRNTVALDADIAEQKLYWADFSQKAIFSASVDTRDKVGRHVRILDNIHSPAGIAVDWVYKNIYWSDSTAKTISVASLEGTKRKVLFLSELKEPASIAVDPLSGFMYWSDWGEPAKIEKAGMNGFDRQQLVTTEIQWPNGIALDLVKSRLYWLDSKLHMLSSVDLNGQDRRIVLKSHMFLPHPLALTIFEDRVYWIDGENEAVYGANKFTGSELITLVNNLNDAQDIIVYHELVQPSGRNWCEENVANGGCSYLCLPAPQINEHSPKYTCACPVGYFLQEDGLRCAVSGTGTTVAYTEAKDTSTTEKSPTVGLVPGGFNISGTTSEVAAAGGTSAVWTALPVLLLVIAAAAGYFMWRNWQHKNMKSMNFDNPVYLKTTEEDLTIDIGRHSGSVGHTYPAISVVSTEEDMA from the exons GTGCGAGAACAAGATGTGAGGAATCCCAATTCCCATGTAGTAATGGGCGCTGCATTCCTTTACTCTGGAAGTGTGATGGTGATGAAGACTGTTTAGATGGCAGTGATGAGAGTGCTTGTG TGAAGAAGACGTGTGCTGAATCTGATTTTGTGTGCATCAGTGGTCAGTGTGTCCCTAACAGATGGCAGTGTGATGGGGATCCGGACTGCGAGGATGGGTCTGACGAGAGTGCTGAACTGTGCC atatgAGAACATGCCGGGTAAATGAAATCAGCTGTGGTCCTCAGTCAAcccagtgtatcccagtgtCCTGGAAATGTGATGGTGAAAAAGACTGTGACAGTGGAGAAGATGAAGAGAATTGTG GCAATGTGACTTGTAGTCCAGCAGAATTCACATGCAGCAGTGGGCAGTGTATTTCTAAGAGCTTTGTCTGCAATGGTCAAGATGACTGCAGCGATGGCAGTGATGAGCTGGAGTGTGCACCTCCTACTTGTGGAGTTCATGAGTTCCAGTGTAAGACCTCCACCTGCATCCCCATCATCTGGGTGTGTGATGATGCTGCTGACTGCTCTGACAACTCAGATGAATCTCCAGAGCAATGTGGCCACGAGCCTGCACCTCCTCTAAAGTGCTCTGCCAGTGAGGTGCAATGTGGCTCAGGTGAATGTATCCACAAAAAGTGGCGCTGTGATGGAGATCCTGACTGCAAGGATggaagtgatgaaatcaactGCC CTTCTCGGACCTGCAGACCAGACCAGTTCAGATGTGAAGATGGGAACTGCATCCATGGGAGTAGGCAGTGCAATGGTGTGAGAGACTGTCTGGATGGCACTGATGAAGCAAGTTGTAACAATG TTATTCAGTGCTCTGGACCTGGAAAATTCAAGTGCAGAAGTGGAGAATGCATAGATGTCAGTAAAGTGTGTAACCAGCAGAGAGACTGCAAGGACTGGAGTGATGAGCCGCTCAAGGAGTGCA ACATAAATGAATGTCTGGTGAACAATGGTGGATGCTCTCATATCTGCAGAGATCTTGTTATTGGCTATGAATGTGACTGTCCAGCTGGGTTTGAGCTTATAGACAGGAGAACCTGTGGAG ATATTGATGAATGCCAGAATCCTGGGATCTGTAGCCAAATCTGTATCAACCTGAAAGGGGGCTACAAATGTGAATGTAGCCGTGGCTATCAGATGGATCTTGCTACTGGGGTGTGCAAGGCAGTGG GGAAAGAACCATGTCTAATTTTCACCAACCGCCGGGATATCAGGAAGATTGGCCTTGAGAGGAAAGAATACATTCAGTTAGTAGAGCAGCTAAGAAACACTGTGGCTCTAGATGCCGATATTGCTGAGCAAAAGCTTTACTGGGCTGACTTCAGCCAAAAAGCAATCTTCAG TGCCTCTGTTGATACCCGTGATAAAGTTGGAAGGCATGTCAGAATCCTGGACAACATACACAGCCCTGCAGGAATTGCTGTTGACTGGGTTTATAAGAACATCTACTGGTCTGACTCAACTGCCAAGACAATTTCAGTGGCTAGCCTAGAAGGcacaaaaagaaaggttttgtttctctctgagCTGAAAGAGCCAGCTTCTATTGCTGTAGATCCTCTCTCTGG CTTTATGTACTGGTCAGACTGGGGTGAGCCAgcaaaaattgaaaaagcagGAATGAATGGATTTGACAGACAGCAGCTTGTGACAACAGAAATCCAATGGCCTAATGGAATTGCTCTAG atCTTGTAAAAAGCCGTCTGTACTGGCTTGATTCTAAACTACATATGCTGTCAAGCGTGGACTTGAATGGCCAGGACCGTAGAATTGTGCTGAAGTCTCATATGTTCCTTCCTCATCCTCTTGCTCTAACAATATTTGAA GATCGTGTGTACTGGATTGATGGAGAGAATGAGGCAGTCTACGGTGCCAACAAATTCACTGGGTCTGAATTGATTACCCTTGTGAACAACCTCAATGATGCACAGGACATCATTGTGTATCATGAACTTGTTCAGCCTTCAG GCAGGAACTGGTGTGAAGAGAACGTGGCAAATGGAGGCTGTAGCTAcctgtgcctgcctgctcctcagATAAATGAACACTCTCCAAAGTACACCTGTGCATGTCCTGTTGGGTACTTCTTGCAGGAGGATGGTCTGAGGTGTGCAG TTTCAGGTACTGGAACAACTGTGGCTTACACTGAGGCTAAAGATAccagcacaacagaaaaatctCCAACAGTTGGACTAGTTCCTGGAG GATTCAACATCAGTGGTACAACATCTGAAgtagctgcagctggaggaacaTCAGCAGTTTGGACTGCTCTTCCTGTCT TATTGCTGGTgattgctgcagcagctggctaCTTCATGTGGCGTAACTGGCAGCACAAGAACATGAAGAGCATGAATTTTGATAATCCAGTCTACCTGAAAACTACGGAAGAGGACCTTACAATTGATATTGGAAGACATAGTGGTTCAGTAGGACACACTTACCCTGCA ATATCTGTTGTAAGCACAGAGGAGGATATGGCGTGA